GCAAGGGTTCAGCGGCGAATATGGCGGCTATGGGGCGAGGGAAACGGTCAACCTGGCGGACTTGGCCCAGCCGGAGGTGTTCGATCGCTTCGTCAAAATCTTCACCGATCCGCAAGCGCTAAACCCCGAAAAGCTGCGGGCGCGGGTGACGCGGGAAGTGGCGGCGGAGTTGGCGAAGCTGTCGCGCTGGCTGGAGGAGCAGGGCCACGATCCCCAGGTGACGGCGAGCTTCTTGATGCGCTGCATTTTCACGATGTTTGCGGAGGATGTGGCGCTGCTGAAGGGGGAGGTGTTCACCAAGGCCCTGCGCGATCGCTGGATTCCCAACCCGGCGACCTTCCAACCGGAAATCGAGTCCCTGTGGGAAACGATGAATCGGGGTGGCTCCTTCGGTTTCGAGAAGGTGCTGAAGTTTAACGGCAGTTTTTTTGAGAATGCGACGGCGATCGCCCTGCCCAAGGAACAGCTCGAAATTTTGTATGGGGCGGCGGCCAAGGATTGGAGCCAGGTGGAGCCAGCGATTTTTGGCACGTTGTTGGAACGGGCGCTGGACAAGGCGGAGCGCAGCCGGTTGGGGGCGCACTACACGCCGCGATCGTATGTGGAGCGGTTGGTGCGGCCGGTGGTGATGGAGCCGTTACGATCGCAGTGGGAGGCGATCGAGCTGGAGGTGAAGCGGCTGTTGGATGGCAGTGCGACGGCGGTGGCCAAGGCGGTGGCGGAAATTCAGGGTTTTTTGGAGCAGTTGCGATCGATTCGGATTCTCGATCCGGCCTGTGGAACGGGGAATTTTTTGTATGTGTCGTTGGATTTGCTGAAGGGTTTGGAGCAGGAGGTTTTGACGCGGCTGGTGGATGTGGCGGGAGAGGTGCAACTGAATGTCTTAGAACAGGTGAATCCGTCGCAATTTTTAGGGATTGAAATTAATCCTCGGGCAAAGGAAATTGCTGAATTGGTGATTTGGATTGGCTATTTGCAGTGGCATTTCAAGCGATTTGGTAATGCAGAGCCATCCATGCCTGTTTTACGAGCGTTTGACAATATTGAATGTCGCGACGCGGTGTTGACTTATGACGGGGTAGAGCCAGATATTGACCTGAAAACGGGGCAGGTGCGGACTCGTTGGGGTGGACAGATGATGACTCACCCAGTAACAGGACAGGAAGTTCCTGATTTAACGAATCAAGTCATAATCTATCGCTATCGAAATGCACGTCCCTCTGAATGGCCAGAAAGCGATTACATCGTTTCTAATCCGCCTTTCATTGGCAATGCCAGAATGCGCGAAAAGCTGGGCGATGGCTATACAGAAACTCTTCGGCAAGTCTATGCAGATGTGCCCGACACAGTTGATTTTGTCATGTATTGGTGGCACAAGGCAGCCGATCTTGCTATTAAAAATCAAACAGGCACGTTTGGCTTAATTACAACCAACAGTATTAATCAACCTAGATTACGATGTGTCCTTGAAAAGCAATTTCAAAAAGCGCCAGATCTGCAATTAAAATTTGTGATCCCTGATCATCCCTGGGTTGATGATGGTGCTGATGTCCGCATTGCGATGACTGCCTGTCAGCTAAATCCGACAACTCAGAGTTTGGGTTCAGTTGTCAGTGAAACGGAATCGCCAGACCGAGACTTTTCAGAAGTTGTCATTGAATATAAAGACACTCAGGCGATTTTTAGTAATCTGCGTGATGATTCTGACTTGGAACAGATTGCTTCTCTTAAATCGAATGAAGGACTTGCCAGCCGAGGCATTATGCTCGGTGGAAAGGGGTTCTTGCTGAGGGACTCGCAAAGAAGCTTGATTGAACCGGATTTAATTAAAAGGTATGTGAATGGCAGAGACCTTCTCAGGAAATCTCGAAACCTAGTTGTGATCGATGCATTTGGACTGTCCCAAGGAGAGCTGCAATCAAAATATCCACGTACCTATGAATGGCTCTTGAATAATGTCAAGCCAGCAAGAGAGGCAAATAACGATCCAAAACTCAAGAAGGAGTGGTGGCTATATCGTCGATCGAACATTACAATCAGACAGGCTTTGAGCAATCTGAGACGATATGTTGTAACGGTCGAAACTGCAAAGCATCGAATTTTTTCTTTTGTTGATCGAGATATTATTTGTGACAACAAGATTCTGATCGTTGCCCTAGAAGATTCCTACGCTTTAGGAATTCTTTCTAGTGCTATTCATGTTCGCTGGGCTTTGGCGGTTGGTGGGCGACTGGAAGATCGTCCGGTCTACGTTAAAACAACTTGCTTTGATCCGTTTCCGTTTCCTGATCCAGACGATCGCCTCAAACAAGAAATTCGGGAACTGGGCGATCGGCTCGATACCCATCGCAAAACCGTGCAGGCCAACCACCCCGACATCACCATCACCGGGATGTATAACCTGCTCGAAAAACTCCG
This region of Limnothrix sp. FACHB-406 genomic DNA includes:
- a CDS encoding class I SAM-dependent DNA methyltransferase; its protein translation is MTPDDRDRVAAFLKKWQGSEGNERANYQSFFGDWCRALGVEEPPPKGTVPGDPYCFDKDIKFYSDRAESTRFADFYKAGCFLIEAKQGSDSSAKGHGKRGTKIYRDNLQKAFNQAKSYAYNRMLGSLPPFLMVCDIGSHFEIWQGFSGEYGGYGARETVNLADLAQPEVFDRFVKIFTDPQALNPEKLRARVTREVAAELAKLSRWLEEQGHDPQVTASFLMRCIFTMFAEDVALLKGEVFTKALRDRWIPNPATFQPEIESLWETMNRGGSFGFEKVLKFNGSFFENATAIALPKEQLEILYGAAAKDWSQVEPAIFGTLLERALDKAERSRLGAHYTPRSYVERLVRPVVMEPLRSQWEAIELEVKRLLDGSATAVAKAVAEIQGFLEQLRSIRILDPACGTGNFLYVSLDLLKGLEQEVLTRLVDVAGEVQLNVLEQVNPSQFLGIEINPRAKEIAELVIWIGYLQWHFKRFGNAEPSMPVLRAFDNIECRDAVLTYDGVEPDIDLKTGQVRTRWGGQMMTHPVTGQEVPDLTNQVIIYRYRNARPSEWPESDYIVSNPPFIGNARMREKLGDGYTETLRQVYADVPDTVDFVMYWWHKAADLAIKNQTGTFGLITTNSINQPRLRCVLEKQFQKAPDLQLKFVIPDHPWVDDGADVRIAMTACQLNPTTQSLGSVVSETESPDRDFSEVVIEYKDTQAIFSNLRDDSDLEQIASLKSNEGLASRGIMLGGKGFLLRDSQRSLIEPDLIKRYVNGRDLLRKSRNLVVIDAFGLSQGELQSKYPRTYEWLLNNVKPAREANNDPKLKKEWWLYRRSNITIRQALSNLRRYVVTVETAKHRIFSFVDRDIICDNKILIVALEDSYALGILSSAIHVRWALAVGGRLEDRPVYVKTTCFDPFPFPDPDDRLKQEIRELGDRLDTHRKTVQANHPDITITGMYNLLEKLRAGQPFTDKDRELNDRALVSTLKQIHDDLDRAVFRAYGWDDLIPQWERAQGCASLPEEPANSLDEQILERLVKLNAERAAEERNGHIRWLRPDYQAPATQTTQTAIANLIDSPAPIAPAAEPQPWPTQPKAQLAAIRDLLRSNPGNWSIEQIAAQFKGKITDKRRQVIRENLDRLEWFGLAIQQENTWHYAAPSPIA